A section of the Rhizomicrobium sp. genome encodes:
- a CDS encoding efflux RND transporter periplasmic adaptor subunit: MFSPLKTARTLSLVMVSCLFAAACGGGAPPKRPPPTVGVVVIRTEPVQLTADLPGRTDSYEVSDVRPQVGGILLKRLFVEGSNVRAGQPLYQIDPAPFRAAYDNAAATLPAAKAMAERFGALRKANAVAAQDYDNAVASYKQAIANVKTAAINLAYTTIRAPISGRISRSSVTEGALLTTGQTTALATIQTLDPIYVDITQSNVELLNLKQAMQGGRLTNNGPSSARAMLTLDNGSPYPLAGTLQFSEVTVDETTGSVTLRAIFPNPDGLLLPGTFVRATIVEGVEPNAILAPQQGIGRNEKGDPTALVVDAKGIARLHLLKVSRAIGDKWLVTSGLKPGDKLIVEGLQRVQPDMPVTAVPASYAKAAGSH, from the coding sequence ATGTTTTCTCCTCTCAAGACCGCTCGGACTTTAAGCCTCGTCATGGTGTCGTGCCTGTTCGCCGCCGCGTGCGGCGGGGGGGCGCCGCCGAAGCGGCCGCCGCCCACCGTGGGCGTCGTGGTCATCAGGACCGAGCCGGTGCAACTGACCGCCGATCTTCCCGGCCGCACCGACTCCTACGAAGTCTCCGACGTGCGCCCGCAGGTCGGCGGCATCCTCCTGAAGCGGCTGTTCGTCGAAGGGAGCAATGTGCGGGCCGGCCAACCGCTCTATCAGATCGATCCGGCGCCCTTTCGCGCCGCCTATGACAACGCCGCCGCGACGCTCCCAGCGGCGAAGGCGATGGCCGAGCGCTTCGGCGCGCTGCGGAAAGCGAACGCGGTCGCGGCGCAGGACTATGACAACGCCGTCGCCAGCTACAAACAGGCGATAGCGAACGTGAAGACGGCGGCCATCAACCTGGCCTATACGACGATCAGGGCGCCTATCAGCGGCCGCATCAGCCGCTCGTCGGTCACCGAGGGCGCACTCCTCACCACCGGCCAGACGACGGCGCTCGCCACCATCCAGACGCTCGATCCGATCTATGTCGACATCACCCAGTCCAATGTCGAGCTGCTCAATCTCAAACAGGCGATGCAGGGCGGAAGGCTGACGAACAACGGGCCGTCCTCCGCGCGGGCGATGCTGACGCTCGACAATGGCAGCCCCTATCCGCTGGCCGGCACGCTGCAATTCAGCGAAGTCACAGTCGACGAGACGACCGGCAGCGTGACGCTGCGCGCCATCTTCCCCAATCCCGACGGCCTGCTTCTTCCCGGCACCTTCGTACGCGCCACGATCGTCGAGGGCGTCGAGCCCAATGCGATCCTGGCGCCGCAGCAGGGCATCGGCCGCAACGAGAAGGGCGATCCGACCGCACTGGTGGTCGACGCAAAAGGCATCGCGCGGCTGCACCTGCTGAAGGTGTCACGCGCCATCGGCGACAAATGGCTGGTCACCAGCGGCCTCAAGCCGGGTGACAAGCTGATCGTCGAAGGCCTGCAAAGGGTGCAGCCGGACATGCCGGTGACCGCGGTGCCGGCATCCTATGCCAAGGCGGCCGGGTCGCACTGA
- a CDS encoding efflux RND transporter permease subunit yields the protein MGLSQFFIERPVFAWVIAIVIALMGLLAISTLPVTQYPTIAPPAVSIVATFPGADAQTVQNSVTQVIEQQLTGVDNLLYFSSSSSSNGQVQITATFAAGTNPDIAQVQVQNKVQQALPILPQEVQQQGVVVLKSQSSFLLVVALYDVSGRYTNIDISDFIASKLQDPLSRISGVGQTQVFGSPYAMRIWLDPYKLKSYSLTPGDVQNAVLAQNVQVSAGELGAQPTVPGQQLDATVTAQSRLTTPDQFRNIVLKASQGGAIVRLRDVARVELGAQSYSTVSRMNGHPAAGIAIQLAPGANALTTADAVKAKARDLASTFPPGVQLAFPLDNTTFIRLSITEVIKTLVEATFLVVIVMFLFLQHWRTTLIPAIAVPVVLLGTFAVLAAFGYSINTLTMFAMVLAIGLLVDDAIVVVENVERLMRDEGLSPKEATKKSMSEITGALIGIALVLSAVFLPMAFFGGSTGVIYRQFSVTIVSAMVLSIIVALILTPALCATLLAPIPPDAHESRGRFFTWFNDTFEHGRARYREALGRFLDWVRPALLIYLGIVVLLVLLFLRLPTAFLPEEDQGTVLTQITLPVGATQARTLAVAKQVEHHFMVDEKANVATTFIVAGFSLAGAGQNSALSFVLLRPWSERPGAKNSAQAIVQRAMASFMRYRDAQVFALVPPAVQELGQSSGFDVEMEDRGNLGHDGLMAARNQFLALAAKDPLLAGVRPNGLDDTAQLHIDIDQDKASALGLSLGDVNNTLNSAWGGLFINDFVDRGRVKQVLMQADAPYRMLPEDLYRWYVRGASGDMAPFSAFATFQWTLGPAKLERYNGVGSLEIQGTPAPGQSSGAAMDEVERLFKQLPAGVGLEWTGLSYQERQAGSQTYLLFGISVLVVFLLLAALYESWSIPLSVMLVIPLGIVGAILAASLRGLYNDIYFQVGLLTTMGLSAKNAILIVEFAVDAQKRGDSVRDAALEGARLRLRPILMTSLAFIAGVMPLAVSSGAGAASQNDIGTGVVGGMLTGTALAIFFVPLFYEIVRGGFGRTRNQPGPEKPAGT from the coding sequence ATGGGCTTGTCGCAATTTTTCATCGAACGGCCCGTCTTCGCCTGGGTCATCGCGATCGTGATCGCCCTTATGGGGCTGTTGGCGATCAGCACCCTGCCGGTCACGCAATATCCGACGATCGCCCCCCCGGCCGTCAGCATCGTCGCGACCTTTCCCGGCGCCGACGCCCAGACGGTGCAGAATTCCGTCACCCAGGTGATCGAGCAGCAGCTCACCGGCGTCGACAACCTGCTCTATTTCTCGTCGTCTTCGAGCTCGAACGGCCAGGTCCAGATCACCGCGACCTTCGCGGCCGGGACCAATCCGGACATCGCCCAGGTGCAGGTCCAGAACAAGGTGCAGCAGGCGCTGCCCATCCTGCCGCAGGAAGTGCAGCAGCAGGGCGTGGTGGTCCTCAAATCGCAGTCCAGCTTTCTCCTGGTCGTTGCGCTCTACGACGTCAGCGGCCGCTATACCAATATCGACATCTCAGACTTCATCGCGAGCAAGCTGCAGGACCCGCTCAGCCGCATTTCCGGCGTCGGCCAGACTCAGGTGTTCGGCTCGCCCTATGCGATGCGGATATGGCTCGATCCCTACAAGCTCAAAAGTTACAGCCTCACACCGGGCGACGTGCAGAACGCGGTGCTGGCGCAAAACGTCCAGGTCTCGGCCGGCGAGCTCGGGGCGCAGCCCACGGTTCCCGGCCAGCAGCTCGACGCCACCGTCACCGCCCAGTCGCGGCTGACGACGCCGGACCAGTTCCGCAACATCGTGCTCAAGGCAAGCCAGGGCGGCGCCATCGTGCGCCTGCGCGACGTCGCCCGCGTGGAGTTGGGCGCGCAAAGCTATTCCACCGTCAGCCGCATGAACGGGCACCCCGCCGCCGGCATCGCGATCCAACTCGCGCCGGGCGCCAATGCGCTGACCACGGCGGATGCGGTCAAGGCCAAGGCACGCGACCTCGCATCGACCTTCCCGCCCGGCGTGCAGCTCGCCTTCCCGCTGGACAACACGACCTTCATCCGCCTCTCGATCACCGAGGTGATCAAGACGCTGGTCGAGGCGACCTTCCTGGTCGTGATCGTGATGTTCCTGTTCCTGCAGCACTGGCGCACGACGCTGATCCCGGCCATCGCCGTGCCGGTCGTCCTCCTCGGCACTTTCGCCGTGCTGGCCGCCTTCGGCTATTCGATCAACACGCTGACCATGTTCGCGATGGTGCTGGCCATCGGCCTTCTCGTCGACGACGCCATCGTGGTGGTGGAGAACGTCGAACGGCTGATGCGCGACGAAGGCCTGTCGCCCAAAGAGGCGACCAAGAAATCGATGAGCGAGATCACCGGCGCGCTGATCGGCATCGCACTCGTGCTCTCCGCGGTCTTCCTGCCCATGGCCTTTTTCGGCGGATCGACCGGCGTCATCTACCGCCAGTTCTCCGTCACCATCGTGTCGGCGATGGTCCTATCCATCATCGTGGCGCTGATCCTGACGCCGGCGCTCTGCGCCACACTGCTGGCGCCGATCCCGCCCGACGCCCATGAAAGCCGGGGCCGCTTCTTCACTTGGTTCAACGACACGTTCGAGCACGGACGCGCCCGCTACCGCGAGGCGTTGGGGCGTTTCCTGGATTGGGTGCGTCCCGCGCTCCTGATCTATCTCGGCATCGTCGTCCTGCTGGTGCTGCTGTTCCTGCGCCTGCCGACGGCATTCCTGCCCGAAGAAGACCAGGGCACCGTCCTCACGCAGATCACCCTGCCCGTGGGCGCGACCCAGGCCCGCACGCTCGCCGTGGCCAAGCAGGTCGAGCACCATTTCATGGTCGACGAGAAGGCCAATGTGGCGACGACCTTCATCGTCGCCGGCTTCAGCCTGGCGGGCGCCGGACAGAATTCGGCGCTGTCCTTCGTGCTCTTGAGGCCGTGGAGCGAGCGCCCCGGTGCCAAGAACAGCGCGCAGGCCATCGTGCAGCGCGCCATGGCTAGCTTCATGCGGTACCGCGACGCCCAGGTGTTCGCACTGGTGCCGCCCGCGGTGCAGGAGCTTGGGCAATCGTCCGGCTTCGACGTCGAGATGGAGGACCGCGGCAATCTCGGCCATGACGGGCTGATGGCGGCGCGCAACCAGTTCCTCGCCCTCGCCGCCAAGGACCCGCTGCTGGCCGGCGTGCGGCCCAACGGATTGGACGACACGGCACAGCTTCACATCGACATCGACCAGGACAAGGCGTCGGCGCTCGGCCTCTCGCTGGGCGATGTGAACAACACGCTCAATTCCGCCTGGGGCGGGCTGTTCATCAACGATTTCGTCGACCGCGGCCGCGTCAAGCAGGTGCTCATGCAGGCCGACGCGCCTTATCGCATGCTGCCCGAGGATCTCTATCGCTGGTATGTGCGCGGCGCGTCCGGCGACATGGCGCCGTTCTCCGCTTTCGCGACGTTCCAGTGGACGCTGGGGCCGGCCAAGCTGGAACGCTACAACGGCGTCGGCTCGCTCGAGATCCAGGGCACGCCGGCGCCGGGACAAAGCTCCGGCGCCGCGATGGACGAGGTGGAGCGCCTGTTCAAGCAGCTTCCCGCCGGCGTGGGGCTGGAGTGGACCGGCCTTTCCTACCAAGAGCGTCAGGCCGGCTCGCAGACCTATCTGCTCTTCGGTATCTCGGTGCTGGTCGTGTTCCTGCTGCTGGCCGCGCTCTATGAGAGCTGGTCGATCCCGCTCTCGGTGATGCTGGTGATCCCGCTCGGCATCGTCGGCGCGATCCTCGCGGCGAGCCTGCGCGGGCTCTACAACGACATCTATTTCCAGGTCGGACTGCTCACCACGATGGGACTTTCGGCCAAGAATGCCATCCTGATCGTGGAGTTCGCGGTCGACGCGCAGAAGCGCGGCGATTCGGTGCGCGACGCCGCGCTCGAGGGCGCGCGGCTGCGGCTGCGTCCGATCCTGATGACGTCGCTGGCCTTCATCGCCGGCGTCATGCCGCTCGCGGTCTCGTCCGGCGCCGGCGCGGCCAGCCAGAACGACATCGGCACGGGCGTGGTCGGCGGCATGCTGACGGGAACGGCACTGGCCATTTTCTTCGTGCCGCTGTTCTACGAGATCGTGCGCGGTGGCTTTGGCCGGACGCGAAACCAGCCCGGCCCGGAAAAGCCGGCCGGCACGTAG
- a CDS encoding glycoside hydrolase family 2 TIM barrel-domain containing protein yields MTIMRLARACLMLIAASLCLSARAAADEPRATLDLAQGWRFKQAGGLAGVEAGTFDDRTWSTVAVPHTWNRIGNAGTVRSPRSNSVQGVGWYRLRFAAPASARGRRAFLQFDGVGSVADVWLNGRYLGKHQGAFSRFRFDATDAIHPSGTNLLVVKADNSRPQPGSTTADVLPLAGDFFVFGGIYRNVSLIVTDAVHIDMMDFGGPGVYAHAVGIDGSTATVQIVARLANDGGPRKDVRAETTIEDAGGRVVATSSAAVDLTERAFANTENLRVAHPHLWQGVEDPYLYHVEVTLRAGNGAVLDRVSQPLGLRTMHFDADKGFLLNGRHVFLKGASHHQDRPMKGWAISHADQDEDFAILADMGANAVRLPHYQYDQYAYDLADRQGLVAWTEIPLVSEASLDGQAPSLDLAANARRQLTELIRQNFNHPSVALWSIANEIDLKTVKRSGPSKVGGLLHDLNDLAHREDPTRPTTLADCCEQPGGPERNVVADVTDTLGYNRYFGWYYGKPADFGVLLDRAHLAHPQSPIGVSEYGAGAALTQHTDDPTGGPINPRGRPHPEEVQDWYHEKSWDQLEDRTYVWGVFIWNMFDFASVERQEGDLTDINEKGLVSYDRKTRKDAFYFYRALWNPRPTLHLVGRRYVDRPYGVIDVKAYSNAAAAHLWLNGRDAGTTPCAGGICLWPAVHLDPGHNTVLAKAEFAGATVSDTLQWNYAGTPGIVRIKAGDLTGRVAADGSRYGSDLYFVGGEGRGINPPDTAEKDRIAVASPDGALYDSFREGDFSYSIPVPDGRYRIAARFVEPSASAAGQRVFAVIVNGKTVLDHLDVFAAAGGKLKGLERTFEAQAVGGRIDIRFLPIKGKAVVSALAVTAAGTH; encoded by the coding sequence ATGACGATCATGCGGCTTGCGCGCGCCTGCCTCATGCTGATCGCAGCGTCTCTGTGCCTTTCGGCACGGGCGGCGGCGGACGAGCCGCGCGCGACGCTCGATCTCGCGCAAGGCTGGCGCTTCAAGCAGGCCGGCGGACTTGCGGGCGTCGAGGCCGGCACCTTCGACGACAGGACGTGGTCCACGGTCGCCGTGCCTCATACCTGGAACCGGATCGGCAATGCCGGGACGGTGCGCTCGCCGCGATCCAACAGCGTGCAGGGCGTCGGCTGGTACCGCCTGCGGTTCGCGGCGCCCGCCTCGGCGCGCGGCCGCCGCGCCTTTCTCCAGTTCGACGGCGTGGGTTCGGTGGCCGATGTCTGGCTCAACGGACGCTATCTCGGAAAGCACCAAGGCGCCTTTTCCCGGTTTCGGTTCGATGCGACCGATGCGATCCATCCGTCTGGGACCAACCTGCTGGTCGTGAAGGCGGACAACAGCCGCCCGCAACCCGGCTCGACCACGGCGGATGTATTGCCCTTGGCCGGCGACTTTTTCGTGTTCGGCGGTATCTATCGAAACGTATCGCTGATCGTGACCGATGCCGTGCATATCGACATGATGGATTTCGGCGGTCCCGGCGTTTACGCGCACGCCGTCGGCATAGATGGCAGTACGGCAACGGTTCAGATCGTGGCCCGGCTGGCGAATGACGGTGGGCCGCGCAAGGACGTCCGGGCGGAAACGACCATCGAGGACGCGGGCGGCAGGGTCGTCGCGACGTCGAGCGCGGCCGTCGACCTGACCGAGCGCGCATTCGCGAACACGGAAAATCTGCGAGTCGCGCATCCGCATCTGTGGCAAGGCGTCGAGGACCCATATCTCTATCATGTCGAGGTCACGCTTCGCGCGGGGAACGGCGCGGTGCTAGATCGCGTCAGCCAGCCGCTCGGGCTTCGGACGATGCACTTTGATGCGGACAAAGGCTTCTTGTTGAACGGCCGGCATGTGTTCCTGAAAGGCGCCTCGCACCACCAGGACAGGCCCATGAAGGGCTGGGCGATCTCGCATGCCGATCAGGACGAGGATTTCGCTATCCTCGCCGACATGGGCGCCAATGCGGTTCGCCTGCCGCATTACCAATACGATCAATACGCCTACGATCTCGCGGACCGCCAGGGCCTCGTGGCGTGGACGGAGATTCCGCTGGTCAGCGAGGCGTCGCTCGACGGCCAGGCGCCGAGCCTGGACCTCGCGGCCAATGCGCGCCGGCAATTGACCGAACTGATCCGCCAGAACTTCAACCATCCGTCGGTCGCCCTGTGGTCGATCGCCAACGAGATCGACCTGAAGACCGTCAAGCGCAGCGGTCCGAGCAAGGTCGGCGGCCTGCTGCACGACCTCAACGATCTCGCGCATCGCGAAGACCCGACGCGGCCGACCACCCTGGCCGATTGCTGCGAGCAGCCCGGCGGGCCGGAACGCAACGTCGTCGCCGATGTCACCGACACGCTTGGCTACAACCGTTATTTCGGCTGGTACTACGGCAAGCCCGCCGATTTCGGCGTGCTGCTTGACCGCGCCCATCTGGCGCACCCGCAAAGCCCCATCGGGGTTTCGGAATATGGCGCGGGCGCCGCGCTGACCCAGCACACGGACGATCCGACGGGCGGCCCGATCAATCCCCGCGGACGGCCGCATCCCGAAGAGGTGCAGGACTGGTATCACGAAAAATCCTGGGACCAGCTCGAGGACCGCACCTATGTCTGGGGTGTGTTCATCTGGAACATGTTCGATTTCGCCAGCGTCGAGCGTCAGGAAGGCGACCTCACCGACATCAACGAGAAGGGGCTTGTCAGCTACGACCGGAAAACCCGCAAGGATGCGTTCTATTTCTACCGCGCGCTCTGGAACCCGCGGCCGACGCTGCACCTCGTCGGCCGGCGCTATGTCGACCGGCCTTATGGGGTGATCGACGTAAAGGCCTATAGCAACGCCGCGGCCGCGCATCTTTGGCTGAACGGCCGCGACGCCGGCACAACGCCTTGCGCGGGCGGCATCTGCCTGTGGCCCGCGGTTCATCTGGATCCCGGGCATAATACGGTCCTCGCCAAGGCGGAATTCGCCGGCGCGACGGTGAGCGACACGCTGCAATGGAATTACGCCGGCACGCCCGGCATCGTCCGCATCAAGGCCGGCGACCTCACCGGCCGCGTTGCCGCCGACGGCAGCCGTTACGGTTCCGATCTCTATTTCGTGGGCGGCGAGGGCAGGGGCATCAATCCGCCCGACACGGCGGAAAAGGACCGCATCGCCGTCGCCAGTCCGGACGGCGCGCTCTATGACAGCTTCCGCGAAGGCGATTTCTCCTACAGCATTCCGGTGCCCGACGGCCGCTATCGCATCGCCGCCAGATTTGTCGAGCCTTCGGCGAGTGCGGCCGGTCAGCGCGTCTTCGCCGTCATCGTCAACGGCAAGACGGTGCTTGATCATCTCGACGTATTCGCCGCGGCCGGCGGTAAGCTCAAAGGCCTCGAGCGGACGTTCGAAGCGCAGGCGGTCGGCGGCCGGATCGACATCCGGTTCTTGCCCATCAAGGGCAAAGCGGTCGTCTCGGCGCTTGCCGTGACGGCCGCCGGCACCCATTGA
- a CDS encoding phospholipase C, phosphocholine-specific yields the protein MTRSERRTFLKQAMAGLAAGALPLPLRQALALPARGRTGTIQDIEHVVILMQENRSFDHYFGMLRGVRGFSDPRPLMLPSGESVWHQSSADSPPVTPFRLDSQNTAAQSMGSLDHSWKGSQAQWKNHDAWIDTKGPLTMGHFAREDIPFYYALADAFTICDAYHCSLFGPTNPNRMFLFTGTNGLAVGNDGLQAIQNPPDEVNESADPKNDAPAFGAYRWTTYAERLQAAGIDWRVYQEYDNYGDNALAYFAAFRGLDPASQMYDRARSWAATSNAANAKQSRGEHLVRRFADDVAGGRLPQVSWIVAPYILCEHPAACPAYGEQFVAQLLAVLAEHPDVWAKTAFILNYDENDGFFDHVPPPVPPGMGVSTVPLQGESYKGEPVGLGPRVPLLIVSPWTKGGFVDSELFDHTSVIRFLERRFGVLEPNITPWRRAVCGDLTSAFDFAAADGGWSASLPDTAGYNAQGDAASTLPPVKRPQTSPLPRQEPGRRPARALPYALEVAGGAEAGRFALRIDNRGSVGACLTVYAKDGAAGPWYYTVGAGKSVSDSLPLGKDGFAFAVHGPNGFLREFSARAPYASFAVTPRYDAATESLVLGLQNRGDAPCDVTVAPRDYSRAPSHSHRLAPGGVAEDRWPIAASDHWYDLEARSGDAVWRFAGHCETGRPSVSDPAIGRDGV from the coding sequence ATGACGCGAAGCGAGCGCAGGACATTCCTGAAACAGGCGATGGCGGGTCTCGCCGCCGGGGCGCTTCCGCTGCCGCTTCGCCAGGCGCTCGCCCTTCCCGCGCGCGGCAGGACCGGCACCATCCAGGACATCGAGCATGTGGTGATCCTGATGCAGGAGAACCGCTCGTTCGACCACTATTTCGGCATGCTGCGCGGCGTGCGCGGCTTCTCCGATCCCCGGCCGCTCATGCTGCCGTCCGGCGAGTCGGTCTGGCATCAGTCTTCGGCGGACTCGCCGCCAGTGACGCCCTTCCGGCTCGACAGCCAGAACACCGCGGCGCAGAGCATGGGCAGCCTCGACCATAGCTGGAAGGGCTCGCAGGCCCAGTGGAAGAACCACGACGCCTGGATCGATACGAAAGGGCCGCTGACGATGGGCCATTTCGCGCGCGAGGATATCCCGTTCTACTACGCGCTCGCCGACGCCTTCACGATCTGCGACGCCTATCACTGTTCGCTGTTCGGGCCAACCAATCCGAACCGCATGTTCCTGTTTACAGGAACCAACGGCTTGGCGGTCGGCAATGATGGGCTCCAGGCGATCCAAAATCCGCCCGACGAGGTCAATGAAAGCGCCGATCCGAAGAACGACGCGCCGGCCTTCGGGGCGTATCGCTGGACCACCTATGCCGAAAGGCTGCAGGCCGCCGGCATCGATTGGCGCGTCTATCAGGAGTACGACAATTACGGCGACAACGCGCTGGCCTATTTCGCGGCCTTTCGCGGCCTCGATCCGGCGTCGCAGATGTACGACCGGGCGCGGAGCTGGGCGGCGACCTCCAACGCTGCGAATGCCAAGCAATCGCGCGGCGAACATCTTGTGCGTCGCTTCGCCGACGACGTCGCGGGCGGCCGGCTGCCACAGGTCTCATGGATCGTGGCGCCCTATATCCTGTGCGAGCATCCGGCCGCCTGCCCCGCCTATGGCGAGCAGTTCGTCGCGCAGTTGCTCGCCGTGCTCGCCGAGCATCCCGACGTCTGGGCGAAGACCGCGTTCATCCTCAACTATGATGAGAATGACGGCTTCTTCGATCATGTGCCGCCGCCGGTGCCGCCGGGCATGGGCGTCAGCACCGTTCCGCTGCAGGGCGAGAGCTACAAGGGCGAGCCGGTCGGCCTCGGCCCGCGCGTGCCGCTGCTGATCGTGTCCCCGTGGACCAAAGGCGGCTTCGTCGATTCGGAGTTGTTCGACCACACCTCGGTGATCCGCTTCCTCGAGCGGCGCTTCGGCGTCCTGGAGCCCAACATCACGCCATGGCGGCGCGCCGTGTGCGGCGACCTGACCTCCGCCTTCGACTTCGCCGCAGCCGATGGCGGCTGGAGCGCGAGCTTGCCGGACACCGCCGGTTACAATGCGCAGGGCGATGCGGCGTCGACACTGCCGCCTGTCAAGCGCCCGCAAACAAGTCCTTTGCCCCGACAGGAGCCGGGACGTCGCCCGGCACGCGCCCTGCCCTATGCGCTGGAAGTCGCCGGTGGCGCCGAGGCGGGCCGTTTCGCACTGCGGATCGACAATCGCGGCAGCGTCGGCGCCTGCCTCACCGTCTACGCGAAGGATGGCGCGGCGGGACCCTGGTACTACACCGTCGGCGCCGGCAAGAGCGTGTCGGACAGCCTGCCGCTGGGCAAGGACGGCTTCGCCTTTGCCGTTCACGGTCCGAACGGCTTTCTGCGCGAATTCTCCGCACGTGCGCCCTACGCATCCTTCGCCGTCACGCCGCGCTATGATGCGGCAACAGAAAGCCTCGTCCTCGGTCTTCAAAATCGCGGCGACGCTCCTTGCGACGTTACCGTCGCGCCACGCGACTATTCGCGGGCGCCCTCCCACTCTCACCGCCTGGCGCCCGGCGGCGTTGCGGAGGATCGCTGGCCCATCGCCGCCAGCGATCATTGGTACGACCTCGAAGCGCGCAGCGGCGATGCCGTCTGGCGTTTCGCCGGCCATTGCGAGACCGGCCGGCCCAGCGTCAGCGATCCGGCGATCGGCCGGGACGGCGTTTGA